The genomic region TTCATAAATAAGCTGAATGGTTTCCCAGGCCCATACTCATCCTATGTCTATAAGACGATAGGGCTTACAGGTATCCTAAAACTAATGAGTGGCGTTGATGATAAGACGGCATACTTTAAGTCCGTGGTCGGCCTATGCGGTCCCAGGGTCGGCATTAAATTATTTTCAGGTGTTGTATACGGTAGAATTGCAATGGAGCCCAGGGGTACGGAGGGGTTTGGCTTCGACCCAATATTCATACCGGATGGTTATGATAAGACCTTTGCCGAATTGGGCATTGACATTAAGAATAAGCTATCCCATAGAGCCAGGGCATTTAGGGCGTTGGGGAATTGGATATTAAGTAATCTTTAGACGGTTAATCCTCATAATTACTAATGCCGCCTCATAAATTAATGCTGCGGCTGCACCGATAAGTAATGCCATTAATAGGTAGCTACTATTTAATGATTGACTGTATCTGCATAGGATTGATGTTATGGGCTTACTTGGCTGTACTACGTAGATTATGGGCCTACCTAACGCGTACACTATGTATATGGGGATTGATGGGGAACCCGTATTGCATATGACATTACCCGTAATTGTAGGTATAATAATTGCTGAGTTTATCGTGGTTCCGTAAGTTAGTAATGAGCTTGAGCCATTCGTTACTATGGGCGTTGACCCACTGTATGATAGTAATTCAATAAAGTAATTGGTCCCCTGAATAACGTAGTTATACGTACCCGATGCACTACTTATTGGTATTGATGTCGAATAACAAATGGCAGAATTATTACTTATTATCGTGATATTTACTTCATTAACTGGTAGTTGGTTATTAGCAAGTCTCATTATTATCCTAATATCGTAATTATTGCTTAGGCTTAAGTCGAGTATTATTGATGTGTTTGTCGTGGTAATAGTCCTTGTCACTATGAATGTTGTTGATGGATTTACCCCACATCTGCTTAATGCTTCGTTAATATTATTATTTAATTGCATTATGAAGTAATTACTTATGGAGTAACTCGTCAGCGGTGACGTAATTATGACCAGGACTGCCGTAAATAGGGCTATTGCGATTATTAATGTATACCTAGTCATCATTAGGTGAGGTGGATTTCTCCGGTTTATTATAGTTTCCTCACTAAGGATCTACGTGGCTTTCCACATTAACAGCTGACGTTATTAATCCCTCCCTCTTCATATTTAGTAACGTCCTTATTAAATGCGCCCTCAGTATCTTGGCTCCGCAGTACGTGCAGTAGGGCCTTCCATTTATTAAAACGGTCACCTTCACTGATCCGCAGGCGCTACACTTAAGCATTAATTTCACTTCCAGTGCCTAGTTAATATTAGGCTTACGTTATCATTAAAGGTAATATCTAAGAGTTATTCGTGTTTATTATTTATAAGTTTCGTGGTTTTGACTTTCACTTTAACTGAAGCAAATGGTTTAAAATGGGTAGGGACCATGGTGTTAATTGTATAGTGTTGGTGCGATGAGCAATTACGAAGTTAAATCCTCCACGTCAAGTAGGGAGCTGGATGATGTTTACAGGTTACTTCACCCTATAATTCAGTCGGCACTTATTGAGAAAGGTTTTCTGAGGGCTACAGAGCCTCAGAAACTGGCCATTCCAAAGATATTGAGTGGCCGTAATGTATTGATAATAGCGCCAACAGGTAGTGGCAAGACGGAAGCAGCCGTATTGCCAGTCCTCTCAATGCTTAGGTGGGGTATGGATAAGGGCGAGTTCGCCGATAAGGGCATATACATCCTCTATGTTACACCGCTTAGGGCGTTAAATAGGGACTTGCTTGATAGGCTTGTTTGGTGGGGTGAGAGGGTTGGTATTAAGGTTGGTGTTAGGCATGGGGATACGGACCAGAGCGATAGGGTTAAGCAGAGTAGGGATCCGCCTCAGATGCTCATAACAACCCCTGAGACGCTCCAGGCAATACTGGCTGGCAAAAGGTTGAGGGAGCACTTAATGAAGCTTAGGTGGATAATCGTTGATGAAATTCACGAATTTGCCGAGGATAAAAGGGGTACGCAGTTGGCGCTGACCCTTGAGAGGATTAAGTGGTTGATTGGTAGGAAGCCACAGATAATTGGTTTATCGGCAACCGTGGGTAGCCCTGAGGAGGTTGCTAAATTCCTCGTTGGTGATGGTGACGAGTGTGACATAGTGCAGTCGAGCATTGTTAGGGAGATGAAGATGGATGTCCTGCACCCAGAGCCCACTAAGGAGGATGAGGAGATGGCTAAGAACGTTTACCTGTACCCAGACGCAGTCGCCAGGCTTAGGGTGATTAAGGATCTCGTGAGTAATAACGGTGCAACGATAGTCTTTGTCAATACGCGATCAATGGCTGAGTTACTCATGTATAGGTTCACAATGCTTGGCTATGACTCCGTAGGCATACACCACAGCTCCCTATCCAAGGTTTCAAGGATAACCACAGAGAGGGCGTTTAAGGATGGTAAGTTAAAGGCTGTAATAGCAACGTCAAGTCTCGAGCTAGGCATTGATATTGGTCACGTGGACTTCGTGATACAGTACCTATCGCCTCACCAGGTTATTAGACTTGTTCAGAGGATTGGTAGGAGTGGTCATAGGCTTGATAAGGTTCCAAGGGGTGTGGTCATAACTGAGGATTTAAACGATACTCTCGAGGCTGTGGCGATTATAAATAGGGCTAAGTCAGGGCTCCTTGAGGCTACGCAAATACCTGATAAGCCCTATGATGTGCTTGTTCATCAAATAGTCAGTCTATTAATGATTAAGAGTAAGTGGACTATTGATGAACTTTACGATTTAATAAGGAGGGCTTACCCATACAGGAAGTTATCAATTGAGGAGCTTAAGG from Vulcanisaeta distributa DSM 14429 harbors:
- a CDS encoding XTP/dITP diphosphatase, translating into MRIFFVTGNEAKFHEASLVLKEFGIELMIDRGHRKVEIQSDNLEDIVSNALQGICSDNPSDYFVVEDDGLFINKLNGFPGPYSSYVYKTIGLTGILKLMSGVDDKTAYFKSVVGLCGPRVGIKLFSGVVYGRIAMEPRGTEGFGFDPIFIPDGYDKTFAELGIDIKNKLSHRARAFRALGNWILSNL
- a CDS encoding TFIIB-type zinc finger domain-containing protein produces the protein MLKCSACGSVKVTVLINGRPYCTYCGAKILRAHLIRTLLNMKREGLITSAVNVESHVDP